TCGGGAAGATTGCGCGAATACGACGCGACGATGCCTGCGACCAGGCCCGCGCAGAAGAGCACGATCAAGAGAAGCGTGACGAGCAGCCCGCGCACGATGCGCCGGCGGCCGAGGTGGCCGACGTAGGCGACGGCGCGTAGCGCAGCATCGTTCAGCCGCGAGAGGATCGATTCAAGCGCGTTCATGCGACCGCGCGATCGAGCTCAGGACGCCATTGACGAAGCGCCCGGAATCCTCCGTTGAAAACTTCTTCGCAAGCTCGACGGCCTCGTTGATCGCGACCGCGGCCGGAACGTCGCTCCGTTCGCGCAGCTCGAACGCGGCCATGCGCAGGATGCAGCGGTCGACCGCCGGCAGCCGTTCGATCGTCCAGGCTTCCAAGCGCGGCGCGATTGCCGCGTCCGACTGCGCAGTCCACTCGAGAGTTCCGAGCACGAGTTCGCGAACGAAGGTGCGATGCGTTGCGCTCGCCCGCGAGCCGAGGATCTCCTCGATCGCCTCGGACGGGTCGCGCGCGCCGATCGTCACGGCGTAGAGCGCCTGGAGCGCCTGCTCGCGCCAGAACCGACGCGCGGACATATCACCCGTGAGCCTCTCGGAGCGCAACGGTACCGGAGGCGAGTTTGGGAAGCGTGCCGACGTCGTAACGCCCGTGGCGAAACTCGGCCGTGGCGAGAATCTCCAAACAGACGTCCACGGTCGTGTGGACGCCGGCGATCTCCGTTTCGCGCAGGGCGCTCTCCATTCGCGCGATCGCCGCATCGCGCGTCTCGCCGTGCGCGACGATCTTCGCAAGCAGCGAATCGTAGTACGGCGGCACGACCGAGCCGCCGTACACGTGCGTGTCGACGCGGATCCCGGGACCG
This portion of the Candidatus Dormiibacterota bacterium genome encodes:
- the nusB gene encoding transcription antitermination factor NusB: MSARRFWREQALQALYAVTIGARDPSEAIEEILGSRASATHRTFVRELVLGTLEWTAQSDAAIAPRLEAWTIERLPAVDRCILRMAAFELRERSDVPAAVAINEAVELAKKFSTEDSGRFVNGVLSSIARSHERA